One segment of Candidatus Poribacteria bacterium DNA contains the following:
- a CDS encoding putative toxin-antitoxin system toxin component, PIN family, with the protein MQPVVVYDTNVLISGMIWGGVPYRSIELAQENKVKGLICDEILDEFEDKLMIKLDIPSARTSVVKTRLLGFLQTVEIPNRLKGITADPDDDMIIECAVVGGATHIVTGDQKHLLPLGNYQGIRIVKPADFLSEFQ; encoded by the coding sequence ATGCAACCGGTAGTCGTTTACGATACAAATGTTCTGATATCGGGTATGATTTGGGGTGGTGTACCTTATCGCTCCATTGAACTGGCACAAGAAAATAAGGTCAAAGGGTTAATTTGCGATGAGATTCTTGATGAATTTGAAGACAAGTTAATGATCAAGTTGGATATCCCTTCGGCCCGGACCTCGGTAGTGAAGACCAGGCTTCTCGGTTTCCTCCAAACGGTAGAAATTCCCAATCGCCTCAAAGGCATCACAGCCGATCCAGACGACGACATGATAATAGAATGTGCCGTTGTCGGAGGAGCCACCCATATTGTTACTGGCGATCAGAAGCATCTGTTACCACTTGGAAATTACCAGGGTATCCGTATTGTAAAGCCAGCGGACTTTCTGTCAGAGTTCCAATAA
- a CDS encoding type II toxin-antitoxin system MqsA family antitoxin, producing the protein MKCDICEKEGARQRYVSRSYGKGDSLLVIEDVPTIHCPNCGEGYLTAQTLKGIERIKRDQQTVAPKRLVSVAVFE; encoded by the coding sequence ATGAAGTGCGATATATGTGAAAAAGAGGGTGCGCGTCAGCGTTATGTTTCCCGAAGTTATGGCAAAGGTGATTCACTTCTTGTCATTGAAGATGTCCCTACTATCCACTGTCCGAATTGCGGTGAGGGATACTTGACTGCACAGACCTTGAAAGGAATCGAACGTATTAAAAGGGATCAGCAGACTGTTGCGCCAAAACGTCTCGTATCAGTTGCTGTTTTTGAGTAA
- a CDS encoding DUF58 domain-containing protein, with protein sequence MQTSHKYLDPVALSRIGGMELVARLVVEGFVTGLHKSPYQGFSVEFAEHRQYMPGDEIRYIDWKVYGKSDRYYIKKFEEETNLRAYILLDTSASMNYKHAEEGLTKFEYGCYLAATLTYLMLKQRDSVGLALFDTDITQYIPPRGAATHLRAIMSALENATPGQETELSGLFHELAKRIVRRGLVIVISDLLDEPSQVISALKHLRHQKHEVIVFHLLDPAELTFPYTGSVVFRDMETGQTLSTQADTLKTDYLEKLNQFIQSYRRGCGASQIDYVQMDTATPFDYALSEYLSRRK encoded by the coding sequence ATGCAAACGTCTCACAAATATTTGGATCCAGTCGCGCTCTCACGGATTGGCGGAATGGAACTTGTCGCACGCCTCGTCGTTGAGGGGTTCGTTACTGGATTACATAAAAGTCCATATCAAGGGTTCAGCGTGGAATTCGCTGAGCATCGGCAGTACATGCCCGGCGATGAAATCCGCTATATCGACTGGAAAGTCTACGGAAAATCTGACCGGTACTACATCAAAAAGTTTGAAGAGGAGACGAACCTGCGTGCCTATATTTTGCTCGATACAAGCGCGTCGATGAACTATAAGCACGCAGAGGAGGGACTGACGAAATTTGAATACGGTTGTTATCTCGCAGCAACACTCACCTATCTCATGCTGAAACAGCGGGATTCGGTCGGATTGGCACTTTTTGATACGGATATTACGCAATACATTCCACCGAGGGGTGCCGCCACACATCTGCGTGCGATTATGTCAGCGTTAGAGAATGCGACCCCCGGTCAGGAGACCGAGTTGAGTGGTCTCTTCCACGAACTCGCTAAACGGATTGTGAGACGGGGGTTGGTCATCGTCATCTCCGATCTGCTTGACGAACCTTCTCAGGTCATCTCGGCACTGAAACATCTTCGCCATCAGAAACACGAGGTGATCGTTTTTCATCTGCTCGATCCCGCCGAACTCACCTTTCCTTACACCGGTTCCGTCGTTTTTCGAGATATGGAAACTGGACAGACGCTTTCAACGCAAGCCGACACACTGAAAACAGATTACCTTGAAAAACTGAACCAATTTATCCAAAGTTACCGTCGAGGGTGCGGCGCAAGCCAGATCGATTACGTTCAAATGGATACCGCCACACCGTTTGACTACGCGCTGTCTGAATACCTATCCCGCCGAAAATAG
- a CDS encoding SpoIIE family protein phosphatase, with translation MNSLIKFVFILILCLSIAFIESSIAFEQIETYTVADGLVGPIVPVIFQDSRGALWFGSDRGGVSRFDGRTFVPYTASPVTSEEMSTSVVQPGALLGRTRQIVEDKWGHIWFLTRKDSEETGHVSRFDGTSIQRIGTGSCLIVDRAGDVWVSESQWLTQYVTAGVQRLPEAHRNELKSEDSLQSTETLTINVIFEGEDGTLWLGGSEGPRKKKTVILSFRETRPANNKTETQTSRIQPGIGVTRYDTSDLNGVGTIEAITKDTAGNLWFGGYNFLLKFDGQTFEQILPLGSEQSGTGADTSTTQVSIQKDTKGRLWFSDGRIARWWDGSRLQTPENVSGVLKIEDAWENLWFTDENGEVHQYDAALALSPYSADGGLGIDRVRTIFEAINGDLWFGHDNGVTVFNPKPAIQNHGTGIGGRIRGKSRFAFWTDIVKIFEIGEYVWFINKPIHSGNAIRYTFFRYGNGHFDEVSVFVKPEARHLGRRYVRNPNLFITEEEHPWIAFGGHIFKAHTTGLFWLTNRFQRIPFQTTLEIDHAASPINALHTDTNKLWVLFENGRVQSYPKEIEPSMSINIEPETLPYLIKVTKTLEIPSGTKWFFNAVTGKLIRWNDADPSKPIVLRENSRAAPLAVWQHPKEMYGKVSFLFPDALKTYLDKELIITKDIELASVNASLISREGVLWLATSRGAVRYDGTKLTSYASKNTSRNSRKEGFLVDDVRDVIEDSSRSIWFATKGGGTVRYDGETFDFLTTKDGLAHNNISKIYESSNKDIWFATEGGVTQYTPARGGLPFYRLTALKADKTYTELSSNITLPAYGNKHIIFYVRGLSPLRERLSYQFKIIGLDSPGWTKISAVEFARLPTGFGGTSGKWFPASELATQQATHDDGVQQEFQNQNGVLCVRYTDLKAGTYSFIVKAFREDWPYTQPPAVVDFSISPPFWTRWRTYLPTVMFMGIVVALIGRLVITRRHTAQLRNEMQQKEEAEIKRIRAELDEAQNIQMGLLPTESPDTKGFDIAGMSAPATQVGGDFYDYLTLANGQTAIAVADAAGKGLRGAMNAVLTNGMLHEVARFESGADVILTALNAGLAPRMYRPSFIALNLAILNESEKRIDYANGGQPYPILKKGTEIIEIEDSDLPLGSMKSVRYESITFDLAEGDVLIFHSDGLIEALNADEEMYGAERLKAVTSRIPDEYTAEEVIQHIVEDVNRFVEEAEQYDDLTLVVIKRISGSE, from the coding sequence GTGAATAGCTTGATAAAATTCGTATTTATCTTAATTCTATGCCTTTCCATTGCTTTTATTGAATCTTCCATCGCTTTTGAACAGATAGAAACCTATACGGTTGCTGACGGTCTTGTAGGTCCCATAGTCCCAGTTATTTTTCAGGACAGCCGGGGTGCGCTTTGGTTCGGTTCTGATAGGGGCGGTGTCAGTCGTTTTGATGGTAGGACTTTTGTGCCTTACACGGCTTCGCCGGTTACTTCGGAGGAGATGTCAACATCTGTTGTTCAACCGGGTGCACTCCTCGGACGGACGCGCCAAATCGTTGAAGATAAGTGGGGACACATCTGGTTTCTTACGCGAAAGGATTCGGAAGAAACGGGGCACGTCAGCCGTTTTGATGGCACTTCGATCCAACGGATCGGAACTGGAAGCTGCCTAATTGTTGACAGGGCAGGCGATGTGTGGGTTAGTGAAAGTCAGTGGCTAACGCAGTACGTCACCGCAGGGGTCCAAAGACTGCCAGAGGCACATCGGAACGAGCTTAAAAGTGAAGATTCACTCCAGTCAACGGAAACATTGACAATAAACGTTATCTTTGAAGGCGAAGACGGAACCCTCTGGCTTGGTGGTAGTGAAGGTCCCAGGAAAAAAAAGACTGTAATTCTAAGTTTTCGTGAGACCCGTCCGGCAAACAATAAAACGGAAACCCAAACGTCGCGTATCCAACCGGGTATTGGTGTCACGCGTTACGATACATCGGACCTTAACGGCGTTGGTACCATTGAGGCGATAACAAAGGATACCGCTGGGAATCTGTGGTTCGGTGGCTACAATTTCCTCCTAAAGTTTGATGGACAAACCTTTGAGCAGATTCTCCCTTTAGGTTCAGAACAAAGCGGGACTGGGGCGGACACATCTACCACACAAGTCTCAATTCAGAAGGACACCAAAGGACGACTTTGGTTTAGCGACGGTCGCATCGCAAGGTGGTGGGATGGTTCGCGCCTGCAGACTCCGGAAAACGTGTCAGGCGTGCTCAAAATTGAGGACGCGTGGGAAAACCTATGGTTTACTGACGAGAATGGCGAGGTACATCAATATGATGCTGCGCTTGCGTTAAGTCCTTATAGTGCTGATGGTGGACTCGGTATTGACCGAGTTCGGACGATTTTTGAGGCGATTAATGGCGATTTGTGGTTTGGACATGATAACGGCGTGACGGTCTTTAACCCGAAACCAGCAATCCAGAATCATGGCACTGGAATCGGCGGTAGAATTAGAGGGAAATCGCGTTTCGCATTTTGGACGGATATTGTAAAAATATTTGAGATTGGCGAATACGTCTGGTTTATCAACAAACCGATACATAGTGGAAACGCTATACGGTACACGTTCTTCCGCTATGGAAACGGACACTTTGATGAGGTTTCTGTCTTTGTCAAACCAGAAGCGAGGCACCTCGGGCGACGATATGTTAGGAATCCTAATCTCTTTATTACCGAAGAGGAACATCCATGGATAGCCTTTGGTGGGCATATCTTTAAAGCGCATACCACGGGATTGTTCTGGCTTACGAATCGCTTTCAGCGAATTCCTTTTCAAACAACCTTGGAGATTGATCATGCTGCATCCCCTATAAATGCCTTACACACAGATACCAACAAATTATGGGTGCTTTTTGAGAACGGAAGGGTGCAGTCCTATCCAAAAGAAATTGAACCCTCAATGTCTATAAATATTGAACCGGAGACCCTCCCTTATCTGATTAAAGTTACAAAGACGTTAGAAATCCCATCAGGTACCAAATGGTTTTTCAACGCTGTGACAGGGAAGTTGATACGCTGGAATGACGCTGACCCCAGTAAACCAATTGTGCTTAGAGAGAATTCTCGTGCTGCTCCACTCGCAGTGTGGCAGCATCCAAAAGAGATGTATGGGAAAGTCTCTTTCCTTTTTCCGGATGCCCTCAAGACATATCTTGACAAGGAGTTAATCATAACTAAGGACATTGAACTTGCCTCGGTAAACGCGTCCTTAATTTCTCGAGAAGGTGTTCTCTGGCTCGCGACATCTCGTGGCGCGGTTCGATATGATGGGACGAAACTCACATCGTATGCCTCTAAAAATACCTCTCGGAATTCCAGAAAAGAGGGATTTCTCGTTGATGACGTGCGCGATGTGATTGAGGATAGTAGCCGGAGTATATGGTTCGCAACAAAGGGCGGCGGCACCGTCCGATACGATGGTGAAACCTTCGATTTCCTCACCACAAAAGACGGTCTTGCGCATAATAACATCTCGAAAATTTATGAGTCTTCTAACAAGGATATTTGGTTCGCAACAGAAGGCGGCGTTACACAATATACTCCAGCACGCGGTGGACTCCCTTTTTATCGACTTACTGCGCTAAAGGCGGATAAGACCTATACTGAACTCTCATCGAATATTACCCTACCGGCGTATGGAAACAAGCATATCATCTTTTATGTGCGGGGGCTCAGTCCACTTCGAGAACGGCTCTCCTATCAGTTTAAAATAATTGGCTTGGATAGTCCTGGATGGACAAAGATTTCAGCGGTGGAGTTCGCACGTTTGCCCACCGGTTTCGGCGGTACATCTGGCAAATGGTTTCCTGCATCTGAATTAGCAACGCAACAAGCCACGCACGATGATGGTGTTCAACAGGAATTTCAAAACCAAAATGGCGTTCTATGCGTCCGATATACAGACCTCAAAGCGGGGACCTACAGTTTCATCGTCAAGGCTTTCCGTGAGGACTGGCCCTACACGCAGCCACCGGCTGTGGTTGACTTTAGTATTTCTCCACCCTTCTGGACCCGATGGCGAACATATCTCCCTACAGTCATGTTCATGGGTATTGTCGTTGCTCTCATCGGTCGTTTGGTCATCACCCGAAGGCACACCGCGCAGCTTCGCAACGAAATGCAGCAGAAGGAGGAAGCAGAAATAAAACGGATCCGTGCGGAGTTGGACGAGGCACAAAACATTCAAATGGGACTACTACCTACGGAGTCACCAGATACAAAAGGATTTGATATTGCCGGGATGTCGGCCCCTGCTACACAAGTCGGCGGCGATTTTTATGATTATCTGACCCTCGCAAACGGACAAACCGCTATTGCAGTAGCAGATGCTGCTGGCAAGGGGTTACGCGGCGCAATGAATGCTGTGCTTACGAACGGGATGCTCCATGAAGTTGCCAGATTCGAGTCCGGTGCGGATGTTATCCTCACTGCGCTCAATGCGGGGTTAGCACCTCGAATGTACCGACCCAGTTTTATCGCGCTCAACTTGGCGATTCTTAATGAATCCGAGAAACGTATTGACTACGCCAACGGTGGACAGCCCTATCCTATTCTCAAGAAAGGGACTGAAATCATTGAGATTGAAGATAGTGATCTGCCTCTCGGCAGTATGAAAAGTGTTCGGTATGAATCTATCACTTTCGATTTAGCTGAAGGCGATGTGCTTATCTTCCATTCCGATGGTCTGATTGAAGCCCTCAACGCTGACGAAGAGATGTACGGTGCTGAACGTTTAAAAGCAGTGACTTCCCGAATCCCAGATGAATACACCGCTGAGGAAGTGATCCAACACATCGTTGAAGATGTCAATAGATTTGTTGAAGAAGCAGAACAGTATGATGATTTAACGCTTGTTGTCATCAAACGCATCTCTGGCTCTGAGTAG
- a CDS encoding Gfo/Idh/MocA family oxidoreductase, with amino-acid sequence MKTYRIGILGCRGRGTAAARAYHAHPRTEIVGLCDLIQERLDTLGDEVNVTARFTDLDEMIQQTEPDIVAIPTGTEFHYDLCMRVLEHGVNIEVEKPMCVDLVQADTVIAKAEEKGVRVAVHHQGRVGASMQTIARAFNAGKIGELRYMYGSGKGYYGGYGLMNIGTHMLNNMLHFGKRCESIVAHLTTGRKPITSTDVVPSPSGMGTIAGEYITATLQYEGHVTGTLLQHRFHKMDTDAYSMELYGTEGRLFWKSGGAWWLPTPHYLPDGTHDQWETLELIYPDHYDPKGSASEADYWFVEDYVNALDEGRPHTCSGTEGRHIVEMMMGIFESAAYGTRVNLPQSDRRHPLLRWREESGLESPAEMPRAYGEWLTLESNRIR; translated from the coding sequence ATGAAGACCTATCGGATCGGAATTTTGGGATGTAGAGGTCGTGGGACGGCAGCAGCGCGGGCATATCATGCCCACCCACGCACAGAGATTGTCGGACTCTGTGACCTGATTCAAGAACGCCTCGACACGCTGGGCGACGAAGTCAACGTCACCGCACGGTTCACTGACTTAGACGAGATGATCCAGCAGACCGAACCCGACATCGTCGCGATTCCCACTGGCACGGAATTCCATTACGACCTATGCATGCGCGTGCTGGAACACGGTGTCAATATTGAAGTGGAAAAACCGATGTGTGTGGATCTGGTGCAGGCGGACACCGTTATCGCTAAAGCCGAAGAGAAAGGTGTGCGGGTGGCAGTGCATCACCAAGGTAGAGTCGGTGCATCCATGCAAACGATTGCGCGTGCCTTCAATGCCGGAAAAATCGGTGAATTGCGCTATATGTACGGCAGCGGGAAAGGCTATTACGGCGGCTACGGATTGATGAACATCGGTACACACATGCTCAATAACATGTTGCACTTCGGGAAACGTTGCGAAAGCATCGTGGCACACCTGACAACCGGTCGAAAACCGATCACGTCTACAGACGTGGTGCCGTCACCGAGCGGTATGGGGACGATTGCAGGTGAATATATCACAGCAACACTGCAGTATGAAGGTCACGTTACCGGCACCCTGCTCCAACACCGCTTTCATAAGATGGACACCGATGCGTATTCTATGGAACTTTACGGCACCGAAGGAAGACTCTTCTGGAAGAGCGGCGGGGCATGGTGGCTACCGACACCGCACTATCTCCCCGATGGAACACACGACCAGTGGGAAACGTTGGAACTTATCTATCCAGATCATTATGACCCCAAAGGCAGTGCATCGGAAGCGGATTACTGGTTCGTGGAGGATTACGTCAACGCTTTGGATGAAGGCAGACCACATACGTGCAGCGGCACCGAAGGACGGCACATCGTTGAGATGATGATGGGTATCTTTGAGTCGGCGGCTTATGGTACGCGTGTGAATCTCCCACAATCCGATCGGCGGCACCCGTTGTTACGGTGGCGTGAGGAATCAGGGTTGGAATCACCTGCAGAAATGCCGAGAGCTTATGGCGAGTGGCTGACTTTGGAATCCAATCGAATTCGTTAG